A genomic window from Lycium barbarum isolate Lr01 chromosome 4, ASM1917538v2, whole genome shotgun sequence includes:
- the LOC132635049 gene encoding UDP-glucuronate 4-epimerase 5 isoform X1: MTQLKPILTHIDAIPSTPGKFKSEKSSPYNLYRLRFHPTLFPRFTLWSFLFISFIVLFFFFSSPTNPTTGNNRRSLKNQVSPPVSLGPNWERRVRASARPRSKTGFTVLVTGAAGFVGSHVSLALKRRGDGVLGLDNFNSYYDIGLKKARSGLLERSGVMIVEGDINDAVLLKKLFDVVGFTHVMHMAAQAGVRYAMQNPGSYVHSNIAGFVSLLEACKIANPQPSIVWASSSSVYGLNSKVPFSEKDRTDQPASLYAATKKAGEEIAHTYNHIYGLSITGLRFFTVYGPWGRPDMAYFFFTKDILRGKEIKIFETSDHGSVARDFTYVDDVVKGCLAALDTAKKSTGSGGKKKGAAQLRIYNLGNTKPVPVGRLVSILEKLLKVKAKKKVLQMPRNGDVPFTHANISLAHKELGYKPTTDLEVGLKKFVKWYVNYYGSKKKSSWMRAATMPILERTFHDSCACFGCCGLYPS; this comes from the exons ATGACTCAATTGAAGCCTATTCTAACACATATAGACGCCATTCCTTCAACCCCAGGAAAGTTTAAGTCTGAAAAATCTTCACCCTACAATCTTTACCGTCTCCGTTTTCACCCCACACTTTTCCCAAgatttacactttggtccttcCTTTTCATCTCTTTCATCgttttattcttctttttctcATCTCCGACCAACCCCACAACCGGAAACAACCGCAGGAGCCTAAAAAACCAAGTTTCGCCACCTGTATCACTCGGCCCGAATTGGGAACGTCGGGTTCGGGCCTCGGCCCGGCCCAGATCGAAAACGGGCTTTACTGTTCTAGTCACTGGTGCAGCTGGTTTTGTTGGGTCCCATGTATCACTTGCTTTAAAACGACGTGGTGATGGTGTTTTGGGCCTGGATAATTTTAACAGTTATTATGATATCGGGCTTAAAAAAGCCCGTTCGGGCCTGCTTGAACGTTCAGGTGTTATGATAGTTGAAGGTGATATAAATGATGCTGTATTGTTGAAAAAGTTGTTTGATGTTGTTGGTTTTACACATGTCATGCATATGGCAGCTCAAGCTGGTGTTAGATATGCAATGCAAAATCCAGGTTCTTATGTTCATAGTAATATTGCTGGTTTTGTTAGTTTACTTGAAGCATGTAAAATTGCAAATCCACAACCTAGTATTGTTTGGGCTTCATCAAGTTCTGTCTATGGATTGAATTCTAAAGTACCCTTTTCAGAAAAAGATAGAACTGATCAGCCTGCTAGTTTATATGCAGCCACTAAAAAGGCTGGTGAAGAGATTGCTCATACGTATAACCATATATATGGTCTTTCGATTACCGGGTTGCGGTTTTTCACGGTTTACGGGCCTTGGGGTAGGCCTGATATGGCGTATTTTTTCTTTACGAAGGATATTTTGAGAGGGAAGGAAATCAAGATTTTCGAGACGTCTGATCATGGTAGTGTTGCTAGGGATTTTACTTATGTTGATGATGTGGTAAAGGGTTGTTTGGCAGCATTGGATACCGCGAAAAAGAGCACGGGGAGTGGTGGGAAGAAGAAGGGTGCTGCCCAATTGAGGATTTATAATTTGGGTAATACGAAGCCGGTGCCTGTTGGGAGGCTTGTTAGTATTTTGGAGAAGTTGTTGAAGGTGAAGGCAAAGAAGAAGGTTTTGCAAATGCCAAGGAATGGGGATGTGCCATTTACGCATGCTAATATTAGTTTGGCACATAAGGAGCTGGGGTATAAGCCTACTACTGACTTGGAAGTAGGGTTAAAGAAGTTTGTGAAGTGGTATGTTAACTACTATGGTTCAAAGAAGAAGAGTTCATG GATGAGGGCTGCCACGATGCCAATTCTTGAAAGGACatttcatgattcttgtgcttGTTTTGGATGCTGTGGTCTCTATCCATCTTAG
- the LOC132635049 gene encoding UDP-glucuronate 4-epimerase 2 isoform X3, protein MTQLKPILTHIDAIPSTPGKFKSEKSSPYNLYRLRFHPTLFPRFTLWSFLFISFIVLFFFFSSPTNPTTGNNRRSLKNQVSPPVSLGPNWERRVRASARPRSKTGFTVLVTGAAGFVGSHVSLALKRRGDGVLGLDNFNSYYDIGLKKARSGLLERSGVMIVEGDINDAVLLKKLFDVVGFTHVMHMAAQAGVRYAMQNPGSYVHSNIAGFVSLLEACKIANPQPSIVWASSSSVYGLNSKVPFSEKDRTDQPASLYAATKKAGEEIAHTYNHIYGLSITGLRFFTVYGPWGRPDMAYFFFTKDILRGKEIKIFETSDHGSVARDFTYVDDVVKGCLAALDTAKKSTGSGGKKKGAAQLRIYNLGNTKPVPVGRLVSILEKLLKVKAKKKVLQMPRNGDVPFTHANISLAHKELGYKPTTDLEVGLKKFVKWYVNYYGSKKKSSCYGPLCIWFCHHQRRCRARH, encoded by the exons ATGACTCAATTGAAGCCTATTCTAACACATATAGACGCCATTCCTTCAACCCCAGGAAAGTTTAAGTCTGAAAAATCTTCACCCTACAATCTTTACCGTCTCCGTTTTCACCCCACACTTTTCCCAAgatttacactttggtccttcCTTTTCATCTCTTTCATCgttttattcttctttttctcATCTCCGACCAACCCCACAACCGGAAACAACCGCAGGAGCCTAAAAAACCAAGTTTCGCCACCTGTATCACTCGGCCCGAATTGGGAACGTCGGGTTCGGGCCTCGGCCCGGCCCAGATCGAAAACGGGCTTTACTGTTCTAGTCACTGGTGCAGCTGGTTTTGTTGGGTCCCATGTATCACTTGCTTTAAAACGACGTGGTGATGGTGTTTTGGGCCTGGATAATTTTAACAGTTATTATGATATCGGGCTTAAAAAAGCCCGTTCGGGCCTGCTTGAACGTTCAGGTGTTATGATAGTTGAAGGTGATATAAATGATGCTGTATTGTTGAAAAAGTTGTTTGATGTTGTTGGTTTTACACATGTCATGCATATGGCAGCTCAAGCTGGTGTTAGATATGCAATGCAAAATCCAGGTTCTTATGTTCATAGTAATATTGCTGGTTTTGTTAGTTTACTTGAAGCATGTAAAATTGCAAATCCACAACCTAGTATTGTTTGGGCTTCATCAAGTTCTGTCTATGGATTGAATTCTAAAGTACCCTTTTCAGAAAAAGATAGAACTGATCAGCCTGCTAGTTTATATGCAGCCACTAAAAAGGCTGGTGAAGAGATTGCTCATACGTATAACCATATATATGGTCTTTCGATTACCGGGTTGCGGTTTTTCACGGTTTACGGGCCTTGGGGTAGGCCTGATATGGCGTATTTTTTCTTTACGAAGGATATTTTGAGAGGGAAGGAAATCAAGATTTTCGAGACGTCTGATCATGGTAGTGTTGCTAGGGATTTTACTTATGTTGATGATGTGGTAAAGGGTTGTTTGGCAGCATTGGATACCGCGAAAAAGAGCACGGGGAGTGGTGGGAAGAAGAAGGGTGCTGCCCAATTGAGGATTTATAATTTGGGTAATACGAAGCCGGTGCCTGTTGGGAGGCTTGTTAGTATTTTGGAGAAGTTGTTGAAGGTGAAGGCAAAGAAGAAGGTTTTGCAAATGCCAAGGAATGGGGATGTGCCATTTACGCATGCTAATATTAGTTTGGCACATAAGGAGCTGGGGTATAAGCCTACTACTGACTTGGAAGTAGGGTTAAAGAAGTTTGTGAAGTGGTATGTTAACTACTATGGTTCAAAGAAGAAGAGTTCATG CTATGGACCATTGTGTATTTGGTTTTGTCACCATCAAAGAAGGTGCCGGGCCAGGCACTAG
- the LOC132635049 gene encoding UDP-glucuronate 4-epimerase 5 isoform X2 produces the protein MTQLKPILTHIDAIPSTPGKFKSEKSSPYNLYRLRFHPTLFPRFTLWSFLFISFIVLFFFFSSPTNPTTGNNRRSLKNQVSPPVSLGPNWERRVRASARPRSKTGFTVLVTGAAGFVGSHVSLALKRRGDGVLGLDNFNSYYDIGLKKARSGLLERSGVMIVEGDINDAVLLKKLFDVVGFTHVMHMAAQAGVRYAMQNPGSYVHSNIAGFVSLLEACKIANPQPSIVWASSSSVYGLNSKVPFSEKDRTDQPASLYAATKKAGEEIAHTYNHIYGLSITGLRFFTVYGPWGRPDMAYFFFTKDILRGKEIKIFETSDHGSVARDFTYVDDVVKGCLAALDTAKKSTGSGGKKKGAAQLRIYNLGNTKPVPVGRLVSILEKLLKVKAKKKVLQMPRNGDVPFTHANISLAHKELGYKPTTDLEVGLKKFVKWYVNYYGSKKKSSWLLIFNFKNDAKLAVKQVLMKF, from the exons ATGACTCAATTGAAGCCTATTCTAACACATATAGACGCCATTCCTTCAACCCCAGGAAAGTTTAAGTCTGAAAAATCTTCACCCTACAATCTTTACCGTCTCCGTTTTCACCCCACACTTTTCCCAAgatttacactttggtccttcCTTTTCATCTCTTTCATCgttttattcttctttttctcATCTCCGACCAACCCCACAACCGGAAACAACCGCAGGAGCCTAAAAAACCAAGTTTCGCCACCTGTATCACTCGGCCCGAATTGGGAACGTCGGGTTCGGGCCTCGGCCCGGCCCAGATCGAAAACGGGCTTTACTGTTCTAGTCACTGGTGCAGCTGGTTTTGTTGGGTCCCATGTATCACTTGCTTTAAAACGACGTGGTGATGGTGTTTTGGGCCTGGATAATTTTAACAGTTATTATGATATCGGGCTTAAAAAAGCCCGTTCGGGCCTGCTTGAACGTTCAGGTGTTATGATAGTTGAAGGTGATATAAATGATGCTGTATTGTTGAAAAAGTTGTTTGATGTTGTTGGTTTTACACATGTCATGCATATGGCAGCTCAAGCTGGTGTTAGATATGCAATGCAAAATCCAGGTTCTTATGTTCATAGTAATATTGCTGGTTTTGTTAGTTTACTTGAAGCATGTAAAATTGCAAATCCACAACCTAGTATTGTTTGGGCTTCATCAAGTTCTGTCTATGGATTGAATTCTAAAGTACCCTTTTCAGAAAAAGATAGAACTGATCAGCCTGCTAGTTTATATGCAGCCACTAAAAAGGCTGGTGAAGAGATTGCTCATACGTATAACCATATATATGGTCTTTCGATTACCGGGTTGCGGTTTTTCACGGTTTACGGGCCTTGGGGTAGGCCTGATATGGCGTATTTTTTCTTTACGAAGGATATTTTGAGAGGGAAGGAAATCAAGATTTTCGAGACGTCTGATCATGGTAGTGTTGCTAGGGATTTTACTTATGTTGATGATGTGGTAAAGGGTTGTTTGGCAGCATTGGATACCGCGAAAAAGAGCACGGGGAGTGGTGGGAAGAAGAAGGGTGCTGCCCAATTGAGGATTTATAATTTGGGTAATACGAAGCCGGTGCCTGTTGGGAGGCTTGTTAGTATTTTGGAGAAGTTGTTGAAGGTGAAGGCAAAGAAGAAGGTTTTGCAAATGCCAAGGAATGGGGATGTGCCATTTACGCATGCTAATATTAGTTTGGCACATAAGGAGCTGGGGTATAAGCCTACTACTGACTTGGAAGTAGGGTTAAAGAAGTTTGTGAAGTGGTATGTTAACTACTATGGTTCAAAGAAGAAGAGTTCATG GTTATTAATATTCAACTTCAAGAATGATGCAAAATTAGCTGTCAAACAGGTTCTGATGAAATTTTAA